GACATGACCTCAGATGTCGAGGGACATGCACCATCATGGTAATGATCATCGAGTAAATTGGGCCAAGTGGGCCCTAGCTGGCATTGGTTAGGCTCATCCTGAGGTAGTCGTCGGGCAAACATGTACATGAGTCGGGTTCTGATCCGATTCCTGGGTTGATGATATGGTAGCTGCAAGGTTTCCAACATGGTATAACTGAAACGTACTCAATACAGCACGAGGATGGCAAGCATATGACATATAATAACAATATATTCGTAATTGTGCATCGAGTTACAAGCGGAGCATTTTACAAACCGGGGTGCGAGGCATGGTTGCTCGAGTTATGATCCTGTATCAAATTGAGATGTTTGGGTTTACAGTAAGGCCTGGGATCGAGTTGAACCGAGATAAGCTGTCTCTATTGCAATAGCAACAACAAGCCCAGCAGCATTTTCTGAGAAACCAAGAAAGCCATTGACAAGTACAAGGAAAGGAGGGAGTCCGCAGAACTGTTCCTCCTCTTGTCCTTTCCGACCTCCTAACTCTTCATATAATTTTACCCGCCAAAGATTGTCATACTCTAACAGCTACGCAAACCTCCAACTCCGTAGTCCCTTCAAAAACTCTTCACAGAGGTTTCTCTCGGGCTAACAGAACCCGAGCAAGGCAGGGTGGCTCCAGAGAGTGCCATACCAGCAATCATCCCGAAACAATGGCAAGGCGCGAGCGGTTAGACAGGAACAAGAGCCTGGAGAGCCTCCTGGACATGGACACAACTAAGAGCGCAGGGCCTGCACCAGCGAAGATGATCCCCAGCCACGGCCTTGAGTTCAACAACCTTTCCTACAGCGTCATCAAGAAGCAGAAGAAAGACGGAGTCTGGATCAAGAAGGAGGCGTACCTACTGAATGACATCTCGGGGCAGGCGATGAGGGGTGAGGTCATGGCCATCATGGGGCCAAGTGGAGCCGGGAAGTCCACTTTCCTTGACGCACTGGCTGGACGAATTGCACAGGGCAGCCTTGAGGGATCTGTCAGGATCGAGGGAAGGCCGGTAAGAGAGTCCATCCGATTCAAGAAGAAAAACCATATCCTGATTCTGTTATGAAAAAGCATTTCCGATTTTCAGCGCCAAATAACTTCAACTGACATATATCAGCTATATACTTACGAAGAATTTCAAGAACAGTATTAAATTTACAGAGCAATTTAATAGGTTACCACGAGTTACATGAAGATGATCTCATCATACGTGATGCAAGATGACCAGCTCTTCCCTATGTTGACTGTTTTCGAGACGTTCATGTTTGCCGCCGAGGTAAGGCTTCCTCCATCGATTTCCAGGcacgagaagaagaagagagtcTATGAGCTCCTCGAGCAACTTGGTCTACAGGTgcgactctctctctctctctctctctctctgcaacCAGATTTACTTGTGAAAGTTCGGAAATGGCCTGAAACACGAAAGAAGCCTCATTATATGTTTATCACGTCCAGAGTGCTACTCACACATATATAGGGGACGAGGGTAGGAGAGGAGTGTCAGGAGGGGAACGCAGAAGGGTTTCTATTGGAATCGACATTATTCATAAACCCTCTCTGCTGTTCCTTGACGAGCCCACCTCCGGTCTTGATTCCACGAGCGCTTACAGCGTCGTGGAGAAGGTGAAAGACATAGCACGAGGCGGTAGCATAGTCCTTATGACCATCCATCAGCCTTCTTACAGGATTCAGCTCCTCCTAGACCGAATCACAGTCCTAGCAAGGTACTATACATTCCTAACTTTGTCCCAAACGGAATTAACTAATCTTCGATTCATATATATGGGAAGATTTTGCTGTCTGTATTACCTTAAGATCGTACCTGTCATCTGCTTCTGCTTCAGGGGAAGATTGATTTACATGGGAAGTCCGCTCTCGCTTCCAGCCCATCTCTCAGGGTTCGGAAGACCGGTTCCTGAAGGAGAAAACAGCCTCGAGTATCTCCTCGATGTGATTAAAGAATACGATGACTCAACTGTGGGTCTCGAGCCCCTTGTACTATATCAACGAGATGGCATCAAACCTGATCTTGTGGCACGGACCCCAGTTCCCAAGACACCCAAGGGGCCCAAGATGCCGAAAACACCCCAAACTCCTTATGGGACCACCTCAGGATCAAGGTTCAATCTCAGATCTCAAACTTATTCTGCTGGAAATAGGACCCCAAAAACGGATTCAGGGAAGTTTGATTacgaagatgatgatgaggacAACTTCGATAACTCCCTCGAGCGTAAGACAGTCCACACGCCCATGCACATGCAGAGTGGAGTATATCCGAGATTGGCGTCCCACTTCTATAAGGACTTCTCCACGTGGATCTACCATGGGGTCAAGGATGGGGTCAAGGGGACTCCACGCCGCCCTCCCTCGTGGACCCCAGCACGGACTCCTGGTACCAAAACACCGATGTATGGGCCGACAAGCCACGTCTCGAGCCAATACCCGACTCCTCAGTACTATAACAACAACAGCCAACGTGCTCATCCTCGCCCCAAAACCCCTGTGATCTTCAGCCCCTCACCGGATCCATATGCTGTTTCCTATGAAGAATTCGAGATTGAAGAAGCCCTCGATGCACCTTACCACGGACCGAAGTTCGCCAACCCATGGGCCCGTGAGGTCATGGTCCTGTCTTGGCGAACTGGACTCAATGTGATCCGAACTCCTGAACTCTTTCTCTCTCGTGAGATTGTCCTGACAGTGATGGCCCTCATCCTATCCTCCCTCTTCAAAAACTTAAAACACCTCGACTTCGAGACTATCAACAGGCTTCTCAATTTTTACATATTTGCCGTCTGCCttgtcttcttctcctccaacGACGCGGTCCCGACCTTCATCCAAGAAAGGTTCATCTTCATCAGGGAGACATCTCACAACGCTTACCGAGCTTCTTCCTATGTCATCTCTTCTCTCCTCGTCTACCTCCCATTCTTCGCTATTCAGGGCTTCACGTTCGCAGTCATAACTCATTATATGCTCAAGCTAAACAGCAGTCTCCTTTACTTCTGGGTGATTCTATATGCCTCTCTCATCACGACCAATGCTTATGTTATGCTCGTAAGTGCCCTGGTCCCAAGCTACATCACAGGATATGCGGTCGTGATAGCCACCACAGCTCTATTCTTTCTCACCTGCGGCTTCTTCCTTAAGAGATCACATATACCTTGGACATGGAGGTGGCTCCATTACATCTCCGCAATTAAATACCCATTCGAGGCATTACTTACAAACGAATTTAAAGGAACTCACTGTTACAATGGAAACTTCTCAGAACTCTCACCCGGGCCACTCGGAGATATTCGGATAAGCAAGTTGCATGATATCACCCCGGGCCTTCAAAAGCCTTGCTTGCTCATTGGACAAGACATTCTGTTCACAATGGACATCACAGAGACACATATATGGTATGATGTTGGTATTCTTCTCGCATGGGGAGTCCTCTACAGGCTTCTCTTCTACTTGGTCCTGAGATTCTACTCCAAGAATGAGAGGAAATGAAGGTTTATCTCGTCATGCAGGCTCCTATATATTCTAGTTCATGCCTTTATCTATTACTTCAGAACACAAGCAATATATTATGCAAGCTACGCAGTTTCACAACAAAGCAGCCATCTGCAGGGATTTTTTCTTTGAAAGGATATTCGATAATAACGTAGCTTTTGATCCAGCCAAATCATGAAATTTGATTCATTTATGTCCACTCTACATTGCATATTATAGCTGTGCGGTCAAAGCATGCCCTGCTAAAAGTTGAAATGCAATCTTTAGTGTCTTTCTCAGAAACAAACGCTAATGTTACATTAAGAATTGTAGGCGAAAGCAGGGAGAAGATGCCCCATTCCCAACTCTTTAAGTCCATAGCTAGCGTGCATGTTCcgctatttttatttctaaggCACCCTTATCAGCACCAACTAACTTGTCAACTTCTTTGCCATCTCGTACGAAGAAGAAAGTTGGGACACTGCTAATGTTCCAGCGAGCAGCCACGTCCCTCGCTTCATCTATATGAACTTTCAGGAACACAACTTTCAGGTATTTTGCCGCTAAGCTCGTGAAAAGGGGAGAAATGAAGCGGCAAGGCCCACACCAAGTGGCGGTGAAGTAAAGGATTGCCAGTCGAGATGCTCTTGAAGCGGCATTCAATTTAGTGTCCACTTCGCTGAGAGAGTGAATTCCAATAACTTGCCCTGCCAAGTAACATGCATTATGAAAACCAGCAAGAAACGAGAGATGGGCATGAAAATATACAGCTTTAAGAAtgagaaataaattaagaagCCATACCATCCTTGAGAACAGACAAAGCTTCTTCTGCCTACATGAAATTAAAGCAATCACAAATGTTATAGCAACGTCAGGTAGATGATAAGGAATTTTCATGCGTGAACAATATAGTCATGTCCTATAAAAGCAGGAACAATTCTAAGAGATACACTGTAGATTCTTATCTTACAATATCTTCAAAACCAAGATTCTGCCTGAAAGTGGAAATACTGAATATATTTGATCAGTTTGGCAAGCAAAAGCAAATCTCATTTGGCAAAGACTACTAAACTATGCTTCAGAAAAGCATGGTTTAAGGGAGGAAAAggtgttaaaaaaaaaaaggagataaAGATTGGGCAAGATATAAGAATCTGCCACTTACAGCTTGttgcttttccttttcagCCTTCATCTGCTGCTTCCTTTTACGCAAGTCTTCATAGCGTCTTCGGTGCTCTTGTATTCTCTGTCTGTTAGCTTCTACCTGTAAAATTCAAGTAAAATTCAATGACAATCTTGGACGTAGTTCCACCATCTGATATTACACAGGGATGATCAGAGTACTTGACAGAATGTACCTTTTTGAGCACCGCACTGATTTCCTCATCGTGATCTAACTTGGAAGCTGCTTGGAGATCACTCGCTGCTTCATCCCACCGTCCCAGCATTGCTTTTGCCATTCCTCGTGCTTTAAATGCTTTCGCTGAATCGGGATTAATCTTGAAAGGAAAAGAGTAATCATCATTATTTAATCAGAAATTATACTACACCCCGCATTAATAGACAATTTGATAATGGGAAAATGGAAGCAGGTATAAGTAGAGAAGCTGGAAATCATGGATAAACCTGAAAGGCTGCCTCGGCATCACAAATTGCAGCATTCGGCTTCTTCAGCTTAATGAAGGCGTTAGCTGAAAAAGGCATGTCATAAGCAAACACACCACAATTTAGGAAGGATGAAAAATTCCTGAaagatgagaaaaaatgttaaaattatCAACAATAAGACTACCTCGAGCTGCATATAATATTGCTGAATTTGGATTCAACAAGATTGCCTCAGTAAGGCGATCTATAGCTTCATCCAGCTTACCTGCAAAGCTAACGCAACTACACTGAGTGAACATGCTCCGACAGAGACAATAACAaaacatacatacacatataaaCAAGTATATCTGTATGTAACAGTATCATATAGGGGATCATGCCTTCCGAGATTGCATCCATAGCTTTGGATTTTGCCACTTGTGCAGCCTCCTGTTTTTCTTCTGTAATCTCTGCAGAAGGATCTCCCATCTACAAGAACATTAAAATGGGATAGTTGAAAATGTAGCCAAGTAGTACAGTTACTTTTCCAAGAAATTCCTTCTACTGCATACCCTTTGCGGAGGATCATCATCAGGAACCACCACATCAGATTCATCCAACTCAACGTCAGATTCAACTATATCACTATCATCGTCATGCCCAGCTCCTGACATGCCACCGCCTCCTTTAGCCTGAAACGATTTAAGCTCATGAAATTTA
Above is a window of Punica granatum isolate Tunisia-2019 chromosome 7, ASM765513v2, whole genome shotgun sequence DNA encoding:
- the LOC116213645 gene encoding ABC transporter G family member 18-like → MARRERLDRNKSLESLLDMDTTKSAGPAPAKMIPSHGLEFNNLSYSVIKKQKKDGVWIKKEAYLLNDISGQAMRGEVMAIMGPSGAGKSTFLDALAGRIAQGSLEGSVRIEGRPVTTSYMKMISSYVMQDDQLFPMLTVFETFMFAAEVRLPPSISRHEKKKRVYELLEQLGLQSATHTYIGDEGRRGVSGGERRRVSIGIDIIHKPSLLFLDEPTSGLDSTSAYSVVEKVKDIARGGSIVLMTIHQPSYRIQLLLDRITVLARGRLIYMGSPLSLPAHLSGFGRPVPEGENSLEYLLDVIKEYDDSTVGLEPLVLYQRDGIKPDLVARTPVPKTPKGPKMPKTPQTPYGTTSGSRFNLRSQTYSAGNRTPKTDSGKFDYEDDDEDNFDNSLERKTVHTPMHMQSGVYPRLASHFYKDFSTWIYHGVKDGVKGTPRRPPSWTPARTPGTKTPMYGPTSHVSSQYPTPQYYNNNSQRAHPRPKTPVIFSPSPDPYAVSYEEFEIEEALDAPYHGPKFANPWAREVMVLSWRTGLNVIRTPELFLSREIVLTVMALILSSLFKNLKHLDFETINRLLNFYIFAVCLVFFSSNDAVPTFIQERFIFIRETSHNAYRASSYVISSLLVYLPFFAIQGFTFAVITHYMLKLNSSLLYFWVILYASLITTNAYVMLVSALVPSYITGYAVVIATTALFFLTCGFFLKRSHIPWTWRWLHYISAIKYPFEALLTNEFKGTHCYNGNFSELSPGPLGDIRISKLHDITPGLQKPCLLIGQDILFTMDITETHIWYDVGILLAWGVLYRLLFYLVLRFYSKNERK
- the LOC116215414 gene encoding TPR repeat-containing thioredoxin TDX, which gives rise to MEPQDIEDVKLCISACKLNPAILHDPSLGFFRAYLQSLGARVPPRSTSAKGGGGMSGAGHDDDSDIVESDVELDESDVVVPDDDPPQRMGDPSAEITEEKQEAAQVAKSKAMDAISEGKLDEAIDRLTEAILLNPNSAILYAARANAFIKLKKPNAAICDAEAAFQINPDSAKAFKARGMAKAMLGRWDEAASDLQAASKLDHDEEISAVLKKVEANRQRIQEHRRRYEDLRKRKQQMKAEKEKQQAAEEALSVLKDGQVIGIHSLSEVDTKLNAASRASRLAILYFTATWCGPCRFISPLFTSLAAKYLKVVFLKVHIDEARDVAARWNISSVPTFFFVRDGKEVDKLVGADKGALEIKIAEHAR